A region of Dermochelys coriacea isolate rDerCor1 chromosome 1, rDerCor1.pri.v4, whole genome shotgun sequence DNA encodes the following proteins:
- the LOC122458213 gene encoding uncharacterized protein LOC122458213 has protein sequence MLGSPVTLHHEYPDLEHPVHITRNKGKTLLSSWTHRTRATEGMHTVRGTVDDCVMLDLHNFTNRRIHVTWKKGNKQVAKMKGHPVQGSGTYSERFRAFPNGSLSVCPMQPGDEGQYTAEVFDHDGAGLDHQKILLEHSGNKTAPVQELTGIVGSSVFLPLAAKDWNDLVQIMWKKDSLLVAELNYSRSESNAGNSYKSQILSDGTLRLDRLQESDSGRYSAEVRNRDGKIIYQRMIDVKVGEYFSI, from the exons ATGCTGGGTAGTCCTGTTACACTGCATCATGAGTATCCTGACTTGGAACACCCTGTTCACATCACTCGGAACAAGGGAAAGACTTTGTTAAGTAGCTGGACACATCGTACCA GAGCCACCGAAGGGATGCACACTGTCAGAGGAACTGTAGATGACTGTGTTATGCTTGATCTGCACAATTTCACAAACAGGCGTATTCATGTTACCTGGAAGAAAGGCAATAAGCAAGTGGCCAAGATGAAAGGTCATCCTGTACAGGGCTCTGGAACATACAGCGAGAGATTTCGTGCATTCCCCAATGGCAGCTTGAGTGTTTGCCCCATGCAGCCAGGGGATGAGGGCCAGTACACAGCAGAAGTGTTTGATCATGACGGGGCAGGTTTGGACCATCAAAAAATTCTACTAGAGCATAGCG GAAATAAAACAGCACCTGTTCAAGAACTAACAGGAATTGTTGGCAGCTCTGTGTTCCTACCTCTAGCAGCCAAGGATTGGAATGACTTGGTCCAGATAATGTGGAAGAAAGACAGCTTGTTGGTTGCTGAGTTAAATTACTCCCGGTCGGAGTCCAATGCGGGAAACTCCTACAAATCTCAGATCCTATCTGATGGCACGCTCAGACTTGACAGGCTTCAGGAAAGTGATAGTGGACGATATTCAGCTGAAGTGCGAAACAGAGATGGGAAGATTATATACCAGAGAATGATTGATGTGAAAGTGGGTGAGTATTTCTCAATTTAA